One genomic window of Vicinamibacteria bacterium includes the following:
- a CDS encoding NADP-dependent malic enzyme, which yields MIRKQEALDYHSRGRRGKIEIRPTKPTSTQHDLSLAYSPGVAEPCLEIHANPEEVFTYTTKANLVGVVSNGTAVLGLGNIGPLAAKPVMEGKGVLFKRFADIDVFDIELATSDPDELIRVVKALEPTFGGINLEDIKAPDCFYIEETLKQELDIPVFHDDQHGTAIISGAALLNWLEITEKDIAHVKVVINGAGAAGIACAELIENLGVAHDNIVMCDSKGIVYRGRSEGMNRYKERYAVSTRMRSLEDAMAGADVFMGVSVKDAVSKKMVASMNARPLVMAMANPDPEISWDDAMSVRDDLVMATGRSDYPNQVNNVLGFPFIFRGALDVRARAINMEMKMAATRALAELAREDVPDSVMKAYGVESMRFGPNYIIPTPFDSRVLTWEASAVAKAAMETGVARIEIDIDAYREKLEARLGRGREVMRYVLGRAKQQRKRIVFPEGEEIKILRASQRLVDEGIASPILLGRPDVVTEHVRELGLDLNGVEIVDPAVSGKLDTYLERVYALRARRGVTRSEARELLLNRNMFGCMMVESGDADAMVAGLTQHYPDTIRPALQVVRVRPGSRVAGVYMMVFQNDIKFFADTTVTIEPTADDLCEIAMEAAEVARRFNIEPRVAMLSFSNFGSVRHALSEKVRRAVELLSERAPDLLVDGEMQADTAVVPEILTGTYPFSRLKQAANVLVFPSLEAGNIAYKLIQRLGDAKAVGPILVGLSKPVHVLQRGAEVDEIVDMAAIAAVDAQSG from the coding sequence GTGATTCGAAAGCAAGAGGCTCTTGACTACCATTCCCGGGGCAGACGAGGCAAGATCGAGATCAGGCCAACCAAACCCACGAGCACCCAGCACGACTTGTCGCTCGCCTACAGTCCCGGCGTCGCCGAGCCCTGCCTCGAGATCCATGCGAATCCCGAGGAGGTGTTCACTTACACGACCAAAGCGAATCTGGTCGGCGTCGTTTCGAATGGAACGGCGGTGCTCGGGCTCGGCAACATCGGTCCTCTCGCGGCGAAGCCCGTCATGGAAGGCAAAGGGGTGCTGTTCAAGCGCTTCGCCGACATCGACGTATTCGATATCGAGCTCGCCACCTCGGATCCCGATGAGCTCATTCGCGTCGTGAAAGCGCTCGAGCCCACCTTTGGGGGCATCAACCTCGAAGACATCAAGGCGCCCGACTGCTTCTACATCGAGGAAACGCTCAAGCAAGAACTGGACATTCCCGTCTTTCACGACGATCAGCACGGGACCGCTATCATTTCTGGAGCCGCCTTGCTGAACTGGCTCGAGATAACCGAGAAGGACATCGCCCACGTCAAGGTGGTCATCAACGGTGCGGGGGCGGCCGGCATCGCCTGCGCCGAGCTCATCGAGAACCTCGGGGTGGCTCACGACAACATCGTCATGTGCGACTCCAAGGGGATCGTCTACCGCGGCCGTTCGGAAGGCATGAACCGATACAAGGAACGTTATGCCGTCTCGACGAGGATGCGGTCGCTCGAGGATGCGATGGCGGGCGCGGACGTGTTCATGGGCGTCTCGGTCAAAGACGCCGTCTCCAAGAAGATGGTCGCTTCGATGAACGCCCGTCCGCTCGTCATGGCGATGGCGAATCCCGACCCCGAGATCAGCTGGGATGACGCGATGTCGGTACGTGACGATCTCGTGATGGCCACGGGTCGCTCGGATTATCCCAATCAGGTGAACAACGTCCTCGGCTTTCCCTTCATATTCCGGGGCGCGCTCGATGTTCGCGCGCGGGCGATCAACATGGAGATGAAGATGGCGGCGACCCGAGCGCTCGCCGAGCTCGCCCGCGAGGATGTGCCCGACTCGGTCATGAAAGCCTATGGGGTGGAATCGATGCGCTTCGGCCCCAACTACATCATCCCGACACCGTTCGACTCTCGTGTCTTGACCTGGGAGGCTTCTGCGGTCGCGAAGGCGGCCATGGAGACTGGGGTCGCTCGCATCGAGATCGACATCGACGCCTACCGGGAGAAGCTCGAGGCTCGTCTCGGCCGTGGACGCGAGGTGATGCGCTACGTGCTCGGGCGCGCCAAACAGCAAAGAAAACGGATCGTATTCCCCGAGGGAGAGGAGATCAAGATTCTGCGTGCGTCTCAGCGACTGGTCGACGAGGGTATCGCCTCGCCCATTCTTCTCGGTCGCCCCGACGTCGTTACCGAGCACGTTCGCGAGCTCGGGCTCGACCTGAACGGAGTCGAGATCGTGGACCCTGCCGTTTCGGGAAAGCTCGACACCTATCTGGAGCGGGTCTACGCCCTGAGAGCGCGACGTGGGGTCACGAGAAGCGAGGCGCGCGAGCTTCTGCTGAACCGAAACATGTTCGGCTGCATGATGGTCGAGAGCGGCGACGCCGACGCCATGGTTGCCGGCTTGACCCAGCATTACCCGGATACGATTCGCCCCGCGCTCCAGGTCGTCCGGGTGAGACCGGGCTCCCGCGTGGCGGGCGTGTACATGATGGTCTTCCAGAACGACATAAAGTTCTTTGCCGATACGACGGTGACCATCGAGCCGACGGCCGACGATCTCTGCGAGATCGCGATGGAGGCGGCCGAAGTAGCGAGGCGCTTCAATATCGAGCCGCGGGTCGCGATGCTGAGCTTCTCGAACTTCGGAAGCGTCCGCCATGCCCTTTCCGAGAAAGTCCGGCGAGCGGTCGAGCTGCTCTCCGAGCGCGCACCCGATCTGCTCGTGGACGGCGAGATGCAAGCGGACACGGCCGTGGTTCCCGAGATACTCACGGGAACCTACCCTTTCAGCCGATTGAAGCAAGCGGCAAATGTCCTCGTGTTCCCCAGCCTCGAGGCGGGCAATATCGCCTACAAGCTCATCCAACGGTTAGGCGATGCCAAGGCGGTGGGACCCATCCTCGTCGGCCTCAGTAAACCGGTTCACGTTCTTCAACGGGGCGCGGAGGTCGACGAGATCGTGGACATGGCCGCCATCGCCGCGGTCGACGCGCAGTCGGGCTGA